In a single window of the Pantanalinema sp. genome:
- a CDS encoding prepilin-type N-terminal cleavage/methylation domain-containing protein, producing MVRNTSKQAGFTLIELLVVVVIIGILASVAIPNFMGAQDKAKNSGVQANVHNVQTALEQYAIDNSGSYPDKLSAMIGGAGYLTTYPKTPWGKQQAPGSDINADYSGNVALGSGAATSYKAPGVLADPTLMDHFGAIGYYRSGAANEKYDLVGAGKKAQDSVCVIHVKNY from the coding sequence ATGGTCCGCAACACCTCGAAGCAAGCTGGCTTCACCCTGATCGAACTGCTGGTAGTCGTCGTCATCATCGGTATCCTCGCCTCGGTCGCCATCCCCAACTTCATGGGGGCCCAGGACAAGGCCAAGAACTCGGGCGTTCAGGCGAACGTGCACAACGTCCAGACCGCGCTGGAGCAGTACGCGATCGACAACTCGGGCTCGTATCCGGACAAGCTCTCCGCGATGATTGGTGGCGCGGGTTACCTTACTACTTATCCAAAGACCCCCTGGGGCAAGCAGCAGGCACCCGGCAGCGACATCAACGCCGACTACAGCGGCAACGTTGCACTGGGTTCGGGCGCTGCGACGTCCTACAAGGCCCCCGGCGTGCTGGCCGATCCCACCCTCATGGACCACTTCGGTGCCATCGGCTATTACCGATCGGGCGCCGCCAACGAGAAGTACGACCTGGTCGGTGCAGGCAAGAAGGCTCAGGATTCGGTCTGCGTGATCCACGTCAAGAATTACTAG
- a CDS encoding ABC transporter ATP-binding protein gives MDRIVVDIQNLGKIYPPQIGQAKKIALDGVTLQVKEGETFGLLGPNGAGKTTLQKILLGLVRPSSGKAAVLGASPDDTKVRVKVGYLPENPYFYTYLTGREFVEFCGGLFGLSGKVLHNRATELLDRVGMAYAENTQLRKYSKGMLQRVGVAQALVNDPEIVFLDEPMSGLDPVGRREMRDIILDLKREGKTVFFNSHILSDVEALCDRVGILNAGRLVVCGNVRDLTATSGHLEDVFMQAVGGLKA, from the coding sequence ATGGACAGGATCGTCGTAGATATCCAGAATCTCGGCAAAATTTACCCCCCTCAGATCGGGCAGGCGAAGAAGATCGCACTCGATGGGGTGACCCTTCAAGTGAAGGAGGGCGAGACCTTTGGCCTGCTCGGTCCGAATGGTGCAGGCAAGACCACCTTGCAGAAGATTCTGCTTGGGCTCGTTCGACCCAGCTCTGGCAAGGCGGCTGTGCTGGGGGCTTCTCCTGATGACACGAAGGTTCGTGTCAAGGTCGGATATCTGCCTGAGAATCCTTACTTTTACACTTACCTGACCGGTCGCGAGTTCGTGGAGTTCTGCGGAGGTTTGTTCGGCCTTTCTGGAAAGGTGCTACACAACCGCGCGACCGAGCTGCTCGATCGCGTGGGGATGGCGTACGCGGAGAACACCCAGCTTCGCAAGTACTCCAAGGGAATGCTCCAGCGGGTCGGGGTCGCGCAGGCGCTCGTCAACGATCCCGAGATCGTCTTCCTCGACGAGCCCATGAGTGGCCTGGATCCGGTGGGACGGCGTGAGATGCGGGATATCATCCTCGACCTCAAGCGCGAGGGAAAAACCGTCTTCTTCAACTCTCACATCCTCTCGGACGTGGAGGCGCTGTGCGATCGCGTCGGGATCCTGAACGCTGGAAGGCTGGTCGTCTGCGGCAACGTTCGGGACCTGACCGCGACCAGCGGTCACCTGGAGGACGTCTTCATGCAGGCGGTCGGAGGTCTCAAGGCATGA
- a CDS encoding ABC transporter permease, protein MIRLWDLAHNTFRETIRDRILYVILVFALVMIGASALFGTLTVGQDRKIVLDLGLAAIELFGVAIAVFVGTSMLFKEIDKRTVYVVLTKPIPRSEFLLGKFLGLALTLCVLLVLMGAAFVGLAAMKGAYAPELLGAIAMIGLQLLVVMALTVFFSTFASPIMSMLFTFCLYLIGHNTETLRALVQKASPALKVGIEALYYVLPNLSTFDAKNLAVYGEGVPAGRWLWAVGYGAAYVCALLATASAIFERKEF, encoded by the coding sequence ATGATCCGCCTCTGGGACCTGGCGCACAACACCTTTCGCGAGACGATTCGCGACCGGATCCTCTACGTGATCCTGGTGTTCGCCTTAGTCATGATCGGGGCGAGTGCTCTCTTCGGGACGCTCACCGTCGGCCAGGATCGCAAGATCGTGCTGGACCTCGGGCTCGCCGCCATCGAGCTTTTCGGAGTGGCGATCGCCGTCTTCGTCGGCACCAGCATGCTGTTCAAGGAGATCGACAAGCGCACGGTCTACGTGGTGCTGACCAAGCCCATCCCGCGGTCGGAGTTCCTGCTGGGCAAGTTCCTCGGGCTCGCGCTTACCCTCTGCGTCTTACTCGTGCTCATGGGGGCTGCCTTTGTGGGGCTCGCCGCAATGAAGGGGGCCTATGCGCCCGAGTTGCTCGGGGCGATCGCCATGATCGGCCTGCAACTGCTGGTGGTGATGGCGTTGACCGTGTTCTTCTCGACCTTCGCCTCACCCATCATGAGCATGCTCTTCACCTTCTGCCTCTATCTGATCGGGCACAACACCGAGACCCTGCGGGCCCTTGTGCAGAAGGCGAGCCCAGCTCTCAAGGTGGGCATCGAGGCCCTCTATTACGTGCTGCCCAACCTCAGCACCTTCGACGCCAAGAACCTCGCAGTCTACGGTGAGGGGGTTCCCGCGGGACGCTGGCTGTGGGCTGTTGGCTATGGAGCGGCTTACGTGTGCGCCTTGCTGGCGACGGCTTCGGCTATTTTCGAGCGCAAGGAGTTCTAG